A region from the Lycium barbarum isolate Lr01 chromosome 8, ASM1917538v2, whole genome shotgun sequence genome encodes:
- the LOC132605553 gene encoding receptor-like protein kinase ANXUR1 has product MLLTKIRILLLFICLSSVSRSLHAAIGDQNSLFLACGSQNGGTDEDERKWESDTKYLVSGDKSVTTQPQSHDPSVPSVVPYINARFFHSESSYNLPVKNQSAHILLRLHFYPTTYPNLNVSNSYISVSAGKVTLLNNFSAFITAQAWSQNYIIKEYLLAPMDSPTLEIKIKPFGNSSLAFINGIEMITSPDLFYGPDPVMAGFNTDEEASDNGDNGVVSQQTISVKENNMELMYRVNVGGQYIPPKNDSGGLMRSWYEDTPYLYGGSAVGIAMSNNMTINYDALPSYVAPISVYESCRSMGFESNVNVNYNLTWVFNVDANFTYLVRFHWCDFIVDSTKINSLVFNVYINGQIAESQVDLVAMQHGKMAIPLVKDYVTHVDDKNGDDQLWIAVHPSGDNAALANAIVNGLEIFKINGGNTSLAGQNPTMSDLMKKYQDEQSKEEEAPRAFSDKDKSHSTTVIGTAAAGGVAAFGVAAVLVIVALKRKRRTMGAESCTTSWLPIYGSSKSHSSGTKSASGRSAGGGSTTISSDAASNCRYFSLAEIKQATKNFDESYVIGVGGFGKVYKGVIDGDTKVAIKRSNPSSQQGVNEFQTEIEMLSKLRHRHLVSLIGFCEENNEMVLVYDHMAHGTLREHLYKGNKTILSWKQRLEICIGAARGLHYLHTGAKYTIIHRDVKSTNILLNDKWVAKVSDFGLSKTGPNMNQGHVTTVVKGSFGYLDPEYFRRQQLTEKSDVYSYGVVLFEVLCARPALNPNLPKEQVSLADWALVCQRKGHLEDIIDPHLKGKINPECLKKFAETAEKCLADSGIDRPSMGDVLWNLEYALQLQENPDSVLSPSEATNQVDHDNADQNSLIAMHRSTLSLESENAYGNTDDVFSQIVNPTGR; this is encoded by the coding sequence ATGTTGTTAACAAAAATCCGCATTTTGCTACTATTCATATGCCTTTCTTCAGTTTCGCGCTCGCTGCATGCTGCAATAGGTGATCAAAACTCATTGTTCTTAGCATGTGGTTCTCAAAATGGTGGAACAGATGAAGATGAGAGAAAATGGGAATCGGATACCAAGTATCTCGTATCAGGTGATAAATCAGTCACGACACAACCTCAATCTCATGACCCTTCTGTTCCATCTGTTGTCCCATATATAAACGCAAGATTTTTTCATTCAGAATCCTCATACAACCTTCCTGTTAAAAACCAATCAGCTCATATTTTACTCAGGCTTCATTTTTACCCAACAACTTATCCTAATTTAAATGTTTCCAATTCATATATCTCTGTTTCCGCTGGTAAAGTTACATTGTTGAATAATTTCAGTGCCTTTATAACTGCACAAGCATGGTCACAAAATTACATTATTAAAGAATACCTCTTGGCTCCTATGGATTCTCCAACTTTGGAGATCAAAATTAAGCCTTTTGGTAATTCGTCGCTCGCGTTCATCAATGGAATCGAAATGATCACCTCACCTGATTTATTTTACGGGCCTGATCCTGTGATGGCTGGGTTCAATACTGATGAAGAAGCTAGTGATAATGGAGATAATGGTGTTGTTTCTCAGCAAACTATATCTGTAAAGGAAAATAACATGGAGTTGATGTATAGGGTCAATGTTGGTGGACAATATATTCCTCCGAAAAATGATTCAGGTGGATTGATGCGGAGTTGGTATGAAGATACTCCCTACTTATATGGCGGCTCAGCTGTTGGCATTGCTATGAGCAATAACATGACAATCAATTACGATGCCTTGCCATCGTATGTTGCACCGATTTCAGTGTACGAGAGTTGTAGATCGATGGGTTTCGAATCGAATGTCAACGTGAATTACAACCTTACTTGGGTTTTTAATGTTGATGCAAACTTTACATATCTCGTGAGGTTTCACTGGTGCGATTTCATTGTCGATTCCACGAAGATCAATTCGTTGGTCTTTAATGTATATATCAACGGACAAATTGCAGAAAGCCAAGTCGACTTAGTTGCAATGCAACATGGGAAAATGGCAATTCCGTTAGTAAAAGATTATGTGACTCATGTTGATGATAAAAATGGAGATGATCAGCTTTGGATAGCAGTGCATCCATCAGGAGATAATGCTGCTTTAGCTAATGCTATTGTAAATGGATTAGAGATATTTAAGATCAACGGTGGAAACACAAGCTTGGCAGGCCAGAATCCTACAATGTCAGATTTAATGAAGAAATATCAGGACGAACAGAGTAAAGAAGAAGAAGCTCCGCGTGCATTTTCTGATAAGGACAAATCACATAGTACTACTGTTATAGGCACTGCTGCTGCTGGTGGAGTTGCTGCATTTGGTGTAGCTGCTGTTTTGGTCATTGTTGCTTTGAAGAGGAAAAGGAGAACTATGGGAGCTGAATCATGCACGACTAGTTGGCTACCGATATATGGGAGTTCCAAATCTCATTCTTCCGGTACCAAATCAGCTTCCGGAAGAAGTGCTGGTGGTGGTAGCACGACCATTTCATCAGATGCTGCTTCTAACTGTCGATACTTTTCACTTGCGGAGATCAAACAAGCTACTAAAAACTTTGACGAATCATATGTTATTGGAGTTGGTGGATTTGGAAAGGTGTACAAAGGAGTTATCGACGGAGACACGAAAGTTGCAATCAAAAGATCAAACCCGTCGTCCCAACAAGGTGTCAACGAATTTCAAACTGAAATCGAGATGCTTTCAAAGCTAAGGCATCGCCATTTAGTGTCCTTGATCGGGTTTTGTGAAGAAAATAATGAAATGGTCCTTGTTTACGACCACATGGCACACGGAACGTTGAGGGAACATCTTTATAAAGGTAACAAAACTATACTATCTTGGAAGCAGAGGTTGGAGATTTGCATTGGGGCAGCCAGAGGACTTCATTACCTTCACACAGGAGCTAAATACACCATTATTCATAGGGATGTGAAAAGTACAAACATTTTGTTAAATGACAAGTGGGTCGCTAAGGTTTCAGATTTTGGACTTTCAAAAACTGGCCCAAACATGAACCAAGGGCATGTTACAACAGTTGTAAAGGGTAGCTTCGGTTATTTGGATCCCGAATACTTTAGAAGACAACAATTGACTGAAAAATCAGATGTGTACTCATATGGGGTTGTCTTGTTTGAAGTATTGTGTGCAAGGCCAGCACTTAATCCAAACCTTCCGAAAGAACAAGTTAGCCTTGCGGATTGGGCATTAGTTTGTCAAAGGAAAGGTCATTTAGAAGATATTATTGATCCACATTTGAAAGGAAAGATCAATCCTGAATGCTTGAAAAAATTTGCAGAAACAGCAGAGAAATGCTTAGCTGATAGTGGCATAGATCGTCCGTCCATGGGCGATGTGCTATGGAATCTTGAATATGCCCTTCAGTTACAGGAAAATCCAGATAGTGTTTTATCACCTTCTGAGGCAACTAATCAGGTGGATCATGATAATGCTGATCAAAACAGTTTGATAGCTATGCATAGAAGTACTTTGAGCCTTGAAAGTGAAAATGCTTATGGTAACACTGATGATGTCTTTTCCCAGATTGTGAATCCCACAGGAAGgtaa